In Palaemon carinicauda isolate YSFRI2023 chromosome 21, ASM3689809v2, whole genome shotgun sequence, the following proteins share a genomic window:
- the LOC137614987 gene encoding uncharacterized protein: MLFADNIVLCDETRDMIGGEAGEMERGIGEQRVKDQQNQLSDIHLLGEIVKRTEKFKYLGSHIEETAELKLEVNSKIQARWNSRKRMLGIWCDRRINVKLKGKVHKTVETCRDMWCRDMAMKKELQKENGCFKD, encoded by the coding sequence ATGCTGTTTGCAGAtaatatagttctgtgtgatgaaaccagggatatgattggaggggaagctggagagatggagagaggaattggagagcagagggttAAAGATCAGCAGAATCAACTGAGTGATATACATTTGCTGGgagaaatagtaaagaggacagaaaaatttaAGTACCTAGGATCACATATTGAGGAAACAGCAGAACTCAAATTGGAAGTAAACAGTAAAATTCAAGCAAGATGGAATAGTAGGAAAAGAATGTTGGGAATAtggtgtgatcgaaggataaatgTAAAGTtgaagggaaaggtacataaaactgtagagACCTGCCGTGACATGTGGTGCAGAGACATGGCCATGAAAAAAGAGCTTCAAAAAGAAAATGGATGTTTCAAAGATTAG